In Deinococcus aquaedulcis, the genomic stretch GCAGCCCCGCGCGGCGCACCAACGTCGCCAACGCGGCGGCCAAGATCAACGGGGCCGTGGTGCCTGCTGGCGAGGTCTTCAGTTTCCTGAACACGCTGGGCGGCATTACCCCCCAGAACGGCTTTGTGGGCGGCCTGATCATCAGTGGCGGGCGCACGGTGGACGGCCTGGGCGGCGGCGTGTGTCAGGTGAGCACCACCGTCTTCCGCGCGCTGTACAACGCCGGGCTGCCAGTGGTGGAGCGCAATCAGCACTCGTACCGCGTGGGCTACTACGAACCCCAGGTGGGCTTTGAGGCCGCCGTGTACGACCCGGGCCTGGACCTGAAGCTGAAAAACGACACCAGCGGCCCCATCCTGATCAAGGCCGTGAACAACGACGCCGCCAGCACCCTGGAAGTGCAGGTCTGGGGCATCAAGCCCGCGCGCACGGTGACGGTTAGCCCGGCTGTGATCACCGCGCGCATTCCGCACCCGGGGCCGCAGTATGTGGTCAACCCGGCCCTGCGCCCCGGCACCGTGCGGCAGGTGGACTGGGCCGCTGACGGCTACAGCCTCTACATTACCCGCACCATCAAGGAAGGCGGCGTGGTCCGCACCGATCAGGTCAAGACGGTCTACAAGCCCTGGCGCGCGGTGTACGAAACCGGCCCGCGCGGGTAAGGCGGGGGTGGGGGAGAGGAGCGGCCCAGGTGGCACGCTCCTCTTTTCGTGGGTCGAGGGGTCGAGCCGTCGAGAGGGTCGAGAAAGCCTGGCCGGCAGTGCTCGACGCCCCGACTTCTGGACCCCTCGACCTGTGAAGCGGTTTTACAACCGGACAGCCCGCTGCCCATTCCCACCTCTCGACCCCTCGACCCTTCACCCCACCCCCTGCCGCCTCACGAACGCCCGTTTGTTCCCCACGCTGGAACGCCCAGGCGTCTAGACGCACCTTGCAGGCCCCTCAATGCGCCGCCTATGGTGGAGCCATGAGCGCGAAGATCGTGATCGTAATTCTTAGCACCGGGGGCACCCGAGGCTAGGTTGCGTCACCGCTTCGCCCACCCCCGCCCCAGATCAGGGCGGGGGCGCTTTTTTTCAGGAGGATCAGGCATGGGTTCAGAGCACGCGCCAGCGCAGCACGCACCGCACCTTTCCGCACCGCAGCGGGGCCAGATGAACGGAGCCAAGGCCCTGTGGGCCACCCTGGCCAACCACGGTATTTCCACGGTGTTCGGCTATCCCGGCGGGGCGATCATGCCGGTCTACGACGCCCTGACCTTCTACCCCGAGGTGCGCCATGTCCTGACCCGCCATGAACAGGGCGCGGCCCACGCGGCCGAGGGCTGGGCCAAGGCCACAGGTGAACTGGGCGTGTGTATGGCGACCAGCGGTCCCGGCGCCACCAACCTTGTGACTGGTCTGGCCGACGCCATGCTGGACAGTGTGCCGCTGCTGGCGATCACCGGCAACGTGGCCAGCCACCTGATGGGCACCGACGCCTTTCAGGAAGCGGACATCACCGGGATTACCCTGCCCATCACCAAGCACAATTACGTGGTGCGCGACGTGGCCGAGCTGCCGCGCATTGTGGCCGAGGCGATTCGCATTGCCCGCTCCGGGCGCCCGGGACCAGTGCTGGTGGATATCCCCAAGGATATTCAGCTGGCGGCTTTTGCCGGCCAGATCCCGGCGCCCCAGGCCCGCCCCGAAGCCCCCGCCCCCAATCCCGAGGCCCTTGCGCGGGCCCGCGAGCTGCTGCGCGGCGCCAAGAAGCCAGTGATGATGGTGGGGGGCGGCAGCCTGGACGCCGCCGCCGAAATCACCGCCCTGGCCCGCGCCTGGGACATCCCGGTGATCACCACCCTGATGGGCCTGGGCACCTTTCCCGCCAGCGATCCGCTGTGGCTGGGAATGCCCGGTATGCACGGCTCGGTGGCGGCCAACCGCGCGATCAGCGAGGCGGATGTGCTGCTGGGCCTGGGCCTGCGCTTCGATGACCGGGTGACGGGCCGTGTGAGCGGCTTTGCGCCCCACGCCGCCATCATCCATGTGGACCTGGACGCTGCCGAGATCGGCAAGATCGTGCGCACCCATGTGCCGGTGCGCGGCGACGCCGCCCAGGCCGCCCGCCTGCTGGCCGAGGGCGCCCAGCCGCTGCCCCGTGCCGAATGGCGCGCGCAACTGGACGCCTGGAAGGCCCGCACCGAGACCCCTGGCCACTGGGGCGCGGGCTACGCTGTCAAGGCCGTGGTGGACCGCCTGCGCCCCGACGACCTGCTCTCAAGCGATGTGGGCCAGCACCAGATGCTCGCCGCGCAGCTGGCCCGTTTTGAAAAGCCCCGCCGCTGGATCAACTCGGGCGGGCTGGGCACCATGGGCTTTGGCCTGCCCGCCGCCATTGGTGCCGGGATGGCCGAGCCTGGGGTGCGCTCGGTGGTCATTGCCGGGGACGGCGGCTTTCAGATGACGGCCCAGGAACTCGCCACGCTGAAGATGTACGACATCCGCAACGTGAAAATCTGCATCATCAACAATTCCTACCTGGGCATGGTGCGCCAGTGGCAGGAACTGTTCCACGAAAAGCGCTACTCCGAGGTGTGGCTGGGCGACTCCAACCCCGATTTTGTGAAGCTGGCCGACGCCTACGACGTGCCCGCCTACCGCGCCAGCACCGCCGAAGAACTGCCCGGCGCCATAGACGCGTGGCTGGCCAACCCCAAGAGCGCCCTGCTGGAAGTCGTGGTGCCGCACGAGCACGGCGTGTTCCCCATGGTCCCGGCGGGCGCCGCCCTGTCCGAGATGATCGAAACCGAGCCGGCACGCCCCGGCGCCCCCACCCCGGAGGCAAGCGAAGCATGACCCCCGAGCAGCCCACGCCCGACCACCTGCTGTCCATCCTGGTGCGCGACGAACCGCGCGTCCTGACCCGTATCACCGCTCTCTTTGGCCGCCGGGGCTACAACATCAAGAGCCTGTCGGTGGGCACCACCGAGCACCCCGGCGTCTCGCGCATGACCATCGTGGTCAGTGGCGACCGGGGCGTGGTGGAACAGGCCATGCGCCAGCTGGAAAAGCTGCACGACGTGGTCAAGATCATTGACCACAGCCTGGAAAAATACGTGGACCGCGAACTGGTGCTGGTCAAGGTGGCGATCAACCCCGAAACGCGCGTGGAGGTGCGCCAGATCGCCGAAGACTTCCGCAGCCGCATTGTGGACGTGGGCCGCCACGCCCTGACCTTCGAGGTGACCGGCGACGAGGGCAAGATCACCGCTTTCATTGAGCAGCTGCGTCCGTTCGGCATCCTGGAAACCATGCGCACCGGCCGCATTGCCCTGACGCGCGGCAGCAACGCCGATATTCCGGCCCACGTCTACCACCCCGGCGAAACCCAGACCCTCCAGCCCGTGCTCTCCGCCGAACCCCGCGAGGAACGGGCGCGCGAAGTGCCGAATCTGTTTTAGAGGAGGGTTGATGGTCGAGAGGTGATGGAAAAGGCCCATCACCATCAACCTTCAACCATCAACGGTCAACCTGCTCTAGTCCACAATCCCACCCAGCTCACGTTCTATAGGAGAATTCCCCAATGGCTGCGAAGATGTACTACGACCGCGACGTGTCCACCGCCCCCATCGAAGACAAGCTGATTGCGATCATCGGCTACGGCTCGCAGGCCCACGCGCACGCCCAGAACCTGCGCGACAGTGGCCTCAATGTGGTGGTGGGCCTGCGCGAAGGCAGCCCCAGCCGCGCCAAGGCCGAGCAGGCGGGCCTGCGCGTGGCGAGCATTGAAGACGCCACCCGGGAAGCCGACGTGATCATGCTGCTGATCCCCGACGAGCAGCAGCCCAAGGTGTACGCGCAGAGCATCGCCCCCCACCTGCAAGACGGCAAGGCGCTGGCGTTTGGGCACGGCTTTAACATTCACTTTGGCCGGATCACGCCGTCCGCCGGGGTGGACGTGTTTCTGGTGGCGCCCAAGGGCCCCGGTCACATGCTGCGCCGCGTCTACGCCGACGGGGCCGGGATGCCCGGCATCTTCGCCGTGCATCAGGACGCCACCGGGCAGGCGCGCGAGATCGCCCTGGCCTACGCCCGGGGCATTGGCTGCACCCGCGCGGGCGTGCTGGAAACCACCTTCAAGGAAGAAACTGAAACCGACCTGTTCGGGGAGCAGAGCGTGCTGTGCGGCGGCGTCACCCACCTGATTCAGGCGGGCTTCGAGACGCTGGTGGAAGCCGGCTACCAGCCCGAAATCGCGTACTTCGAGACGCTGCACGAGGTCAAGCTGATCGTGGACCTGATTTACGAGAAGGGCTTTGGCGGCATGCGCCACTCCATCTCCAACACCGCCGAGTTTGGTGACTACGTGACGGGCCCGCGCATCATCACCGCTGAAACGAAGGCGGAAATGGGCCGCGTGCTGGCCGACATCCAGCAGGGCAAGTTCGCCGAGCGCTTCATTGCCGACGCCGAAGCGGGCTTTCCCTTTATGGAGGAGCAGCGCGGCAAGATGCGCGACCACACACTGGAAGTCGTGGGCCAGGACCTGCGTGACAAGATGCCCTTTATCAGCAAGAAGGCGCTGGAAGTTTAAGCCGCTTCGCCTTGGCCGGCCCCCGCCCGCTGTGGCTGGGGGCCGCATTCTTTATGCTGGGCCCACATGGTCGAACTCTCGGTGAACGCGGCGCGGGCCCATGTGGGAGCCCAAGAGTGGCGCAAGGGGCAGCCCTACGTGGCGGGCTTGACGGCTCTGAGCGCCCAGCCGGACGGCGACACGGTGACCCTGAGTGGGGTCGCCCGGGGCCAGGAGCGCTACCGCGTGCAGGCCACCGTGCGCGCCGGAGCGGTCGAGGCCGCCCACTGTTCCTGCCCAGTGGGCGGCACAGGCGGCTGCAAGCATGTGGCCGCGCTGCTGGCCCGCGCCGCCGGGGCGCCAGAGGACTTCGAGGCGTGGCCGGATCTAGACGTCACGCTGGCCGCCCTGAGCGCCGACGAGCTGCGCGCCCTGGTCCGCCGGCTGCTGCGCCGCGAACCGGACCTGACGCGGCTGGTGGTGGCGGGCGGCTCCGGCGCAGGGCTGGCCGGACAACTGCAGGCCGCCTTTGCGCAGATTGCGTACGACCCCGAGGCAGACTGGGAAGGCGAGGGTCCTGACCTGAGCGACGTGTGGCCGCTGGCCGAGGAGTTAAGCCGCCTGGGCGAGACCCCCGGTGCCGACCCCCAGGCGCTCCTGAACGCGGCGGTGGCCCTGCTGGACGGCGCCGCCGAGCTGCAGGACGAGGACTACGGCGTGGAACTGCACGACCTCGCCGCCCCGGCCCGCAGTGCCCTGCTGCGGCTGCTGGCGCGCGAGCTGGCTGAGGACGTGCGCTCGTCCGCCCACGACGCGTTGCACGAGGCCGCCGAATTCGGCTGGAGCGCCGCCGAGATTGCGCAGGAAGGACAGGCAGACCTGTTCGCCGCGCTGCCCCCCGAGGACCGCGCCCTGACCCTGGGGTTCCTGCAGGGCCTCCTGGACGCCGAGGGCCGGGCCTACCGCCGCCAGGAGCTGGCGCGGACCCTGGGGGTGCTGGGCCAGCTGGGCGCGGGCGAGGTCACCCCCGAAGCCGAGGTGGCCCTGGCCCGCGCGGCAGGCGACCTGGAAGGGCTGGTGCGCCTGCTGCTGACCCAGGGCCGCCCGGCGGACGCCGTGGCCGCGCTGGGCGAGGGCCCGCGCCCCGTCCCCCCCCAGCAGGTGGAAGCCCCGTTCCGTGAATTCGGCCTGCTGGACGCGCTGGAAGCCCACGCCCGCGCCAACCTCCGGGTGTACGGCGCCCGGGCGTGGCTCTACGGACACTTCCGCGAGACCGGCCGTGACGCCGATGCCCACACCCTGGCCCTGGACGCGGTGCTGCACGGCACCGGCGACCACCCCGATTTCACCGCGTCCTTTCTGCCGCGCGATCTGGACTGGCTGGCGGCCCTGAAAGCGGTCAGCCCCGACTGGCCCGCCGACCGCGAAACGCTGATTGATCACTGGGCCCAGCAGCGCGTGAACCTGGGGCGCCTCGTGCTGTTTCTGCTGCAGGAGGGCCTGGGCGAGCGGGCCCTGCCCGTCCTCAGGCGCCAGAAGGCTGACCCGCTGCGGGTGCTGGGGCCCCACCTCGCCACGCGCCTGGCCCTGGCGCTGCCGGCAGCCGAGGCCAAACCGCTGCTGCTTCAGGCCGCCGCTGCCCACATTCAGGGCCGGGGGCGGAAGCACTACGCGGACGCCGCTGGGGCCCTGCGCTCGGCCGCGCCGCTGCTGGGCCACGAGGAAGTGCGCTCGGCGGCCCGGCTGTTCGTGCAGGAATACCCCACCCTGCGCGCGCTGAAAGAGGAACTGACCCGGGCGGGGCTGCTCTAAGGCGCTCGCTGTTGATCTTTAGATCAACCGAGCGGGCTGGAACAGCTGCGTCGCAGAGCGAGAAGCGAAAAAAGTGCCTCGCCCCGAGAATGGAAACGTTTCTGCGCTGTTCTGAAACGTTGCAATGGGAGAGGCGAGGCACTGAGGCTGCCTCCCCTAACGCGCGTTTGCATTAGACAACCTGCGCGGCCCTGGCCGGGGCCCCCTTACGCTGGGCCTATGTTCGCGTTTGGCCTTCTTCTTGCCCGTCCTCCGGTGGAGTGAGCGGCCAGACAGATACGGCCAACCAAGCCCCCAGAGGACACCCCTCCGGGGGTTTTCGCTTGCCTACCTTGCCCACAGGAGCCCTGCCATGACCCAGCCGCACCCCACCGCCCGCATCCGCATTTTCGACACCACCCTGCGCGACGGGGAACAGTCGCCCGGCGTGGCCCTGAACCACGCGCAGAAACTGGAAATTGCCCACCAGCTGGCCCGCATGGGCGTGGACGTGATTGAAGCCGGGTTTCCCATCGCCAGCCCCGGTGACCTGGAAGGCGTGTCGCGCATTGCCCGCGAGGTCCGGGGCCCGGTCATTGCCGGCCTGGCCCGCGCGAACCGCACCGACATTGAAGCGGCGGCCAAGGCGGTGGAAGCCGCTGAAAAGGCCCGTATTCACACCTTCATCGCCACCAGCCCCATTCACATGGCAAAAAAGCTGAACCTGGAACCAGACGCCGTGGTGGAGCGCGCCGTGCAGGCCGTCACCTACGCCCGCAGCTTCGTGGACGATGTGGAATTTAGCGCCGAGGACGCCACCCGCAGCGCCCCCGAGTTCCTGATTCGCATTTTCCAGGCGGCGGTGGAGGCTGGGGCCACCACCATCAATATCCCCGACACCGTGGGCTACACTACCCCCGATGAGATCCGCACGCTGTTTGCCCGGATTCGCGCGGCGCTGCCTGGGCACGTCATCCTGAGCGCCCACTGCCACGACGATCTGGGGCTGGCGGTAGCGAACTCTATCGCGGCGGCCGAGGGCGGCGCCCGGCAAATCGAATGCACCGTGAACGGCATTGGCGAGCGCGCCGGCAACGCCAGCCTGGAAGAACTGGTGATGGCCTTTCACACCCGCAAGGACCATTACGGCCTGGAGACCGGCATCCGCACCCGCGAGCTGTACCGCGCCAGCCGGCTGGTCAGC encodes the following:
- the ilvB gene encoding biosynthetic-type acetolactate synthase large subunit, with protein sequence MNGAKALWATLANHGISTVFGYPGGAIMPVYDALTFYPEVRHVLTRHEQGAAHAAEGWAKATGELGVCMATSGPGATNLVTGLADAMLDSVPLLAITGNVASHLMGTDAFQEADITGITLPITKHNYVVRDVAELPRIVAEAIRIARSGRPGPVLVDIPKDIQLAAFAGQIPAPQARPEAPAPNPEALARARELLRGAKKPVMMVGGGSLDAAAEITALARAWDIPVITTLMGLGTFPASDPLWLGMPGMHGSVAANRAISEADVLLGLGLRFDDRVTGRVSGFAPHAAIIHVDLDAAEIGKIVRTHVPVRGDAAQAARLLAEGAQPLPRAEWRAQLDAWKARTETPGHWGAGYAVKAVVDRLRPDDLLSSDVGQHQMLAAQLARFEKPRRWINSGGLGTMGFGLPAAIGAGMAEPGVRSVVIAGDGGFQMTAQELATLKMYDIRNVKICIINNSYLGMVRQWQELFHEKRYSEVWLGDSNPDFVKLADAYDVPAYRASTAEELPGAIDAWLANPKSALLEVVVPHEHGVFPMVPAGAALSEMIETEPARPGAPTPEASEA
- the ilvN gene encoding acetolactate synthase small subunit; the encoded protein is MTPEQPTPDHLLSILVRDEPRVLTRITALFGRRGYNIKSLSVGTTEHPGVSRMTIVVSGDRGVVEQAMRQLEKLHDVVKIIDHSLEKYVDRELVLVKVAINPETRVEVRQIAEDFRSRIVDVGRHALTFEVTGDEGKITAFIEQLRPFGILETMRTGRIALTRGSNADIPAHVYHPGETQTLQPVLSAEPREERAREVPNLF
- the ilvC gene encoding ketol-acid reductoisomerase, with the translated sequence MAAKMYYDRDVSTAPIEDKLIAIIGYGSQAHAHAQNLRDSGLNVVVGLREGSPSRAKAEQAGLRVASIEDATREADVIMLLIPDEQQPKVYAQSIAPHLQDGKALAFGHGFNIHFGRITPSAGVDVFLVAPKGPGHMLRRVYADGAGMPGIFAVHQDATGQAREIALAYARGIGCTRAGVLETTFKEETETDLFGEQSVLCGGVTHLIQAGFETLVEAGYQPEIAYFETLHEVKLIVDLIYEKGFGGMRHSISNTAEFGDYVTGPRIITAETKAEMGRVLADIQQGKFAERFIADAEAGFPFMEEQRGKMRDHTLEVVGQDLRDKMPFISKKALEV
- a CDS encoding SWIM zinc finger family protein, yielding MVELSVNAARAHVGAQEWRKGQPYVAGLTALSAQPDGDTVTLSGVARGQERYRVQATVRAGAVEAAHCSCPVGGTGGCKHVAALLARAAGAPEDFEAWPDLDVTLAALSADELRALVRRLLRREPDLTRLVVAGGSGAGLAGQLQAAFAQIAYDPEADWEGEGPDLSDVWPLAEELSRLGETPGADPQALLNAAVALLDGAAELQDEDYGVELHDLAAPARSALLRLLARELAEDVRSSAHDALHEAAEFGWSAAEIAQEGQADLFAALPPEDRALTLGFLQGLLDAEGRAYRRQELARTLGVLGQLGAGEVTPEAEVALARAAGDLEGLVRLLLTQGRPADAVAALGEGPRPVPPQQVEAPFREFGLLDALEAHARANLRVYGARAWLYGHFRETGRDADAHTLALDAVLHGTGDHPDFTASFLPRDLDWLAALKAVSPDWPADRETLIDHWAQQRVNLGRLVLFLLQEGLGERALPVLRRQKADPLRVLGPHLATRLALALPAAEAKPLLLQAAAAHIQGRGRKHYADAAGALRSAAPLLGHEEVRSAARLFVQEYPTLRALKEELTRAGLL
- a CDS encoding 2-isopropylmalate synthase, which translates into the protein MTQPHPTARIRIFDTTLRDGEQSPGVALNHAQKLEIAHQLARMGVDVIEAGFPIASPGDLEGVSRIAREVRGPVIAGLARANRTDIEAAAKAVEAAEKARIHTFIATSPIHMAKKLNLEPDAVVERAVQAVTYARSFVDDVEFSAEDATRSAPEFLIRIFQAAVEAGATTINIPDTVGYTTPDEIRTLFARIRAALPGHVILSAHCHDDLGLAVANSIAAAEGGARQIECTVNGIGERAGNASLEELVMAFHTRKDHYGLETGIRTRELYRASRLVSRLSGMPVQPNKAVVGDNAFAHESGIHQDGVLKARETYEIMNAELVGREAAVLVMGKHSGRAAFRKALTDLGYADLPDDKVQHLFARFKDLADRKGQIYADDLRALVEARSDIPQTFTLEGFQITSGMNMTPVAFVRLNTPDGPVDATAHGDGPVEAAIQAINRITQITPELETYRIQAVTGGGDALGEVSIGARYGETSLHGTGVATDVVEASARAWLRVINQVVAGMGKTRSITQTTP